The Bacillus xiapuensis genome window below encodes:
- the cdaA gene encoding diadenylate cyclase CdaA, whose product MPFSNFFQEFTVLDYLSNALDILLVWFVVYKLLMVIRGTKAVQLLKGIFVIVAIRSASGLLGLDTLSWIMEQALTWGFLAVIIIFQPEVRRALEQLGRGRLFARNITQENEEQRKMVEALVKSVSYMAKRRIGALISIEKETGLNDYIETGIMMNSAISSELLINIFIPNTPLHDGAVIIQKNQISAAACYLPLSESPFISKELGTRHRAALGISEVTDSITIVVSEETGAVSVTKNGDLYRELSPEEFKKLLQHELLTIEKNDSSNRWSWRVKKNNG is encoded by the coding sequence ATGCCGTTTTCAAACTTCTTTCAAGAATTTACCGTGTTGGATTATTTGTCCAATGCATTAGATATACTACTTGTATGGTTTGTTGTTTATAAATTGCTGATGGTGATACGGGGAACGAAAGCGGTTCAGCTGTTAAAAGGAATATTTGTCATCGTAGCGATCAGAAGTGCCAGTGGTTTACTGGGTTTGGATACGTTAAGCTGGATTATGGAACAAGCCTTAACATGGGGATTTTTAGCCGTTATTATTATCTTCCAGCCGGAAGTAAGAAGGGCTCTTGAACAGCTTGGGCGCGGAAGGCTGTTTGCCAGAAATATCACGCAGGAGAATGAAGAGCAGCGCAAGATGGTGGAAGCCCTTGTGAAGTCAGTTAGTTATATGGCGAAAAGACGGATCGGGGCGCTTATCTCTATTGAGAAGGAAACGGGGCTGAATGATTACATAGAAACAGGCATTATGATGAATTCAGCCATATCGTCTGAACTGCTGATCAATATATTTATTCCGAATACTCCGCTTCACGATGGGGCTGTTATTATTCAAAAGAATCAAATCTCAGCCGCAGCCTGTTACTTGCCGCTTTCAGAAAGCCCGTTTATCTCTAAGGAGCTAGGCACACGCCACCGGGCAGCTTTAGGGATAAGTGAAGTAACAGACAGCATTACGATTGTCGTCTCTGAAGAAACCGGAGCGGTATCCGTGACGAAAAACGGAGATTTATACCGCGAATTATCACCTGAGGAATTTAAGAAGCTCTTGCAGCATGAATTGCTAACCATCGAAAAGAATGATTCCTCGAACCGGTGGAGTTGGAGGGTGAAAAAGAATAATGGATAA
- the glmS gene encoding glutamine--fructose-6-phosphate transaminase (isomerizing), whose protein sequence is MCGIVGYIGYSDVKEILLKGLEKLEYRGYDSAGIAIRNEEGIHVFKEKGRIADLRKSVDPSVAAKAGIGHTRWATHGAPSKLNAHPHQSVSGRFTLVHNGVIENYEQLKKEYLFDTPLKSDTDTEVIVQLIELFVNEGLDTEAAFRKTLKLLKGSYALALLDTEAPDAIFVAKNKSPLLVGLGEGFNVVASDAMAMLQVTDQFVELMDQEMVIVTKEQVTIQNLDGERITRAPYTAELDASDIEKGTYAHYMIKEIDEQPLVTRKIIQAYQSETGKLSIDANILQALNEADRLYIVACGTSYHAGLVGKQFLEKMAKIPTEVHVASEFVYNMPMLSEKPLFIFISQSGETADSRAVLVKVKELGYQALTITNVPGSTLSREADYTLLLHAGPEIAVASTKAYTAQIAVLAILANAAAQFRGRALDFDLVHELGIVANAMEILCDAKEELEQIARDYLATARNCFFIGRSTDFYVGLEGALKLKEISYIQAEGFAGGELKHGTIALIEDGTPVIALATQEGVNLSIRGNVKEVAARGANPCVISMKGLESEDDRFVIPEVHELLTPLISVIPLQLLAYYAALHRNCDVDKPRNLAKSVTVE, encoded by the coding sequence ATGTGCGGAATCGTTGGTTATATCGGATACAGCGATGTGAAAGAAATTTTATTAAAAGGATTGGAAAAACTGGAGTACCGCGGTTATGATTCTGCGGGAATTGCTATTCGAAATGAAGAAGGCATTCACGTTTTTAAAGAAAAAGGCCGGATTGCAGATTTAAGAAAGAGTGTTGATCCGAGCGTAGCGGCCAAGGCCGGAATTGGACATACCCGCTGGGCGACTCACGGAGCGCCAAGCAAGCTTAATGCCCATCCGCATCAGAGCGTCTCCGGCCGTTTTACCCTTGTGCATAACGGCGTCATCGAGAACTATGAGCAATTAAAGAAAGAATATTTGTTTGATACTCCACTGAAAAGTGATACGGATACAGAAGTAATCGTGCAGCTAATCGAACTTTTCGTAAATGAAGGCCTGGACACGGAAGCAGCCTTCCGAAAAACATTGAAGCTGTTGAAAGGTTCTTATGCCCTAGCGCTGTTAGACACCGAAGCGCCAGATGCAATCTTCGTAGCCAAAAATAAAAGCCCGCTGCTTGTCGGTTTAGGCGAAGGCTTTAACGTGGTGGCTTCCGATGCCATGGCGATGCTGCAGGTAACCGATCAATTCGTAGAGTTGATGGATCAAGAAATGGTCATCGTGACAAAAGAGCAAGTCACAATTCAAAATCTTGATGGTGAACGGATCACACGGGCACCTTATACAGCGGAATTAGATGCCAGCGACATTGAAAAGGGCACATATGCTCACTACATGATAAAAGAAATCGACGAGCAGCCGCTCGTTACCCGCAAGATCATTCAAGCGTACCAAAGTGAAACAGGCAAGCTATCCATCGATGCCAATATCCTTCAAGCGCTGAATGAAGCGGATCGTCTATATATCGTGGCATGCGGCACAAGCTACCACGCAGGACTCGTAGGAAAGCAATTCTTAGAGAAAATGGCAAAAATCCCGACTGAAGTTCATGTAGCGAGTGAATTTGTTTACAACATGCCAATGCTTTCTGAGAAACCTTTATTTATCTTTATTTCACAAAGCGGAGAGACAGCTGACAGCCGGGCGGTATTAGTGAAGGTGAAAGAGCTTGGCTATCAAGCATTAACAATCACCAACGTACCTGGCTCTACCCTTTCCCGTGAAGCAGACTATACATTATTGCTTCACGCCGGCCCTGAGATTGCTGTGGCCTCTACAAAGGCCTATACAGCCCAAATTGCTGTACTCGCGATCTTAGCGAACGCAGCGGCCCAATTCCGCGGCCGGGCATTAGACTTTGATCTAGTCCATGAGCTCGGCATTGTCGCCAACGCCATGGAAATCCTTTGCGATGCCAAAGAAGAGCTGGAACAAATTGCCCGAGACTATCTGGCCACGGCCCGCAATTGTTTCTTTATCGGCCGTTCTACCGACTTCTACGTTGGTCTTGAGGGCGCTTTAAAGCTGAAAGAAATTTCTTATATTCAGGCAGAAGGCTTTGCCGGAGGAGAACTCAAGCACGGCACAATCGCCCTGATCGAAGACGGCACGCCGGTCATCGCCTTGGCGACACAGGAAGGCGTTAACTTAAGCATTCGCGGCAACGTCAAAGAAGTAGCAGCCCGCGGCGCCAACCCATGCGTCATTTCCATGAAGGGACTCGAATCCGAAGACGACCGCTTCGTCATCCCGGAAGTCCATGAGCTGCTT
- a CDS encoding CdaR family protein, protein MDKFVDSPWFMRAIAFLLAVLLYTSVNFDDFELDQKADNSSRENSEILTGVPVQAYFDSENLFVSGLPKKVQVKIEGPKSIIESTKRLKEYELFVDLTNLSIGEHRVRIKHKNFSDKLRVTVQPERVNLTIEEKVSDLFVVDPEFNDNLLAEGYQVEDLSVDPRRVKIIGPEEAINKIAYVKATLDAKQKVDKETTGTAKVQVLDSELNKLDVKVEPETVQVSITVKNPSKKIKLDVFPKGTPPKGVTVTGIEPETEELTIYGKESILEEIEELMVPIDVSDIRKSTTVKVPIELAEGLNFVSPQTIKVKVTAEGSPESKPEEETNE, encoded by the coding sequence ATGGATAAATTTGTAGATAGCCCATGGTTTATGCGCGCCATAGCATTTTTGCTGGCTGTGTTACTTTATACATCGGTGAATTTTGATGATTTTGAACTGGACCAAAAAGCGGACAACTCATCGCGAGAAAACAGCGAGATCCTTACCGGTGTGCCGGTGCAGGCCTATTTTGATTCGGAAAATTTGTTTGTTTCTGGCTTGCCGAAGAAGGTCCAAGTAAAAATAGAAGGCCCGAAAAGCATTATAGAATCCACTAAGCGATTAAAGGAATACGAGCTTTTTGTCGATTTAACCAACTTGAGCATCGGCGAGCACCGCGTCCGGATCAAACATAAGAATTTCTCTGATAAATTAAGAGTGACCGTGCAGCCGGAAAGGGTGAATCTCACGATTGAAGAAAAGGTATCAGATCTGTTTGTGGTAGACCCGGAATTTAATGATAATTTGCTGGCAGAAGGCTACCAAGTGGAAGATCTATCTGTCGATCCGCGGCGTGTGAAAATCATTGGTCCAGAGGAAGCGATTAATAAGATTGCCTATGTTAAAGCCACGCTTGATGCTAAGCAAAAGGTGGATAAAGAAACAACCGGCACCGCCAAAGTCCAGGTGCTTGACAGCGAGCTCAACAAGCTGGACGTCAAAGTCGAGCCGGAGACCGTTCAAGTATCCATTACTGTGAAGAATCCAAGCAAGAAAATCAAGTTGGATGTGTTTCCAAAGGGAACGCCGCCTAAGGGAGTAACCGTCACGGGAATTGAACCTGAAACAGAAGAGCTGACCATCTATGGGAAAGAATCCATATTGGAAGAGATAGAAGAACTGATGGTTCCCATTGATGTGAGCGACATCCGGAAAAGCACAACGGTGAAGGTTCCTATTGAATTGGCAGAGGGATTAAATTTTGTATCCCCGCAAACCATTAAAGTAAAAGTAACAGCAGAGGGAAGTCCGGAAAGTAAACCGGAAGAAGAAACCAATGAATAA
- the glmM gene encoding phosphoglucosamine mutase, with amino-acid sequence MGKYFGTDGVRGVANAELTPELAFKLGRFGGYVLTKNAERPKVLVGRDTRISGPMLEGALVAGLLSIGAEVMRLGVISTPGVAYLTKAMDAQAGVMISASHNPVADNGIKFFGSDGFKLSDEQEAEIEALLDQEEDTLPRPTGGELGQLNDYFEGGQKYIQYLKQSVDEDFSNIHVALDCAHGATSSLATHLFADLEADISTMGTSPDGLNINDGVGSTHPEALAAFVKEKGADIGLSFDGDGDRLIAVDEKGNIVDGDQIMYICANYLNKEGQLKDSVVVSTVMSNLGFYKGLEEHGIQSVQTAVGDRYVVEAMKKHNYNLGGEQSGHIIFLDYNTTGDGLLTGLQLVNVMKMTKKPLSELAAEMKKYPQILVNVRVTDKHKVAENEKVKAVIEEVEAEMGGNGRVLVRPSGTEPLVRIMVEAATEEQCRAYVERIATEVKKEMGLEK; translated from the coding sequence ATGGGTAAGTATTTTGGGACAGACGGAGTCAGAGGAGTAGCGAATGCGGAACTTACTCCAGAGTTAGCCTTTAAGTTGGGAAGATTTGGAGGGTACGTTTTAACGAAAAACGCAGAACGTCCAAAGGTCTTAGTCGGTCGGGATACACGCATCTCTGGCCCTATGCTTGAAGGTGCCCTAGTAGCCGGTCTATTGTCAATTGGAGCGGAAGTGATGCGCTTGGGAGTGATTTCTACACCAGGTGTCGCTTACTTAACAAAAGCGATGGATGCTCAAGCGGGTGTCATGATCTCTGCTTCTCATAATCCGGTCGCAGATAACGGCATTAAATTCTTTGGATCAGACGGATTTAAGCTGTCGGATGAACAAGAAGCGGAAATTGAAGCGCTGCTTGATCAAGAAGAAGATACGTTGCCGCGCCCAACCGGCGGAGAGCTTGGCCAGCTGAACGACTATTTTGAAGGCGGCCAAAAATATATCCAGTACTTGAAACAGTCCGTTGATGAAGATTTTTCCAATATCCATGTCGCGTTAGATTGCGCACACGGAGCAACTTCTTCTTTAGCGACTCATTTGTTTGCTGATCTGGAAGCGGATATTTCCACAATGGGGACTTCCCCGGACGGCCTGAATATTAATGATGGAGTCGGGTCTACTCATCCGGAAGCCTTGGCCGCGTTTGTGAAGGAGAAGGGAGCCGATATTGGTCTGTCTTTTGACGGCGATGGCGACCGCTTAATTGCTGTGGACGAAAAAGGAAACATTGTAGACGGCGATCAAATCATGTACATTTGCGCGAACTACTTAAATAAAGAAGGCCAGCTGAAGGATTCTGTTGTCGTGTCTACGGTGATGAGCAATCTTGGCTTCTATAAAGGTTTAGAAGAGCATGGCATTCAAAGCGTGCAAACGGCTGTCGGTGACCGCTATGTCGTGGAAGCGATGAAAAAGCATAATTACAATCTTGGCGGAGAGCAGTCGGGGCATATCATTTTCCTTGATTACAACACAACGGGAGACGGGCTGTTAACAGGGCTTCAGCTTGTCAATGTTATGAAGATGACGAAAAAGCCATTATCTGAACTCGCAGCAGAGATGAAGAAATACCCGCAAATCCTTGTGAATGTCCGGGTAACGGATAAGCATAAGGTAGCGGAAAATGAAAAAGTGAAAGCCGTGATTGAAGAAGTGGAAGCGGAAATGGGCGGAAATGGCCGCGTATTAGTGCGCCCGTCTGGAACGGAGCCGCTCGTTCGCATCATGGTGGAAGCCGCAACTGAAGAGCAATGTCGAGCGTATGTAGAACGCATTGCCACCGAAGTGAAAAAAGAAATGGGATTAGAGAAGTAG